GGTGCCGATCCGCACACTGGTGCGCTCGTTGTCGTCGCTGGCCGAGGGCAGATCGGCGGACCCGAAACGGCCGGGCCGGTGTTGCACGGCGATCACCTCGCCGCTCACCGGTGACCGCTGCACGTGGGCGTCGAAAATCGACAAGAAGATGCTGACCCGGGGCAGGGGTGCGGCGCCCATGCTGAGTTCGGCGGGCGGCGCCGCGGAGTCGATCACGCAGATCACGCCGTCGGCGGGTGCGACGATGGCGTCGGGCCGGGTGGGTGGCACCCGGGAGGGGTGCCGGAAGAACCCGGCACATGCGCCCGCGGCCAGCAGACCCGTCCGGCGCAGCCAGCGAAGATTGCGTCCGGTGGCGGCCTGGCCCAGAATCCCGGCCGACGCCGCTGCCAGGCCGGCAGCGATGAACGGCCGCCCCGCCGGGTGGATCGGCGGAACGGTGGATCGCACCAACGCCAGCAGGTGCTGCGGGCTCAGCGTCGGTTCCGGGTAGGAGGGGCCCTCCTGAGCGGAAGGGCGGCGGGGGCGTCGTGCCACGCGGTCATCTTACGGAAGGCGGGCGTCCGGTGTGCCCGAGTCGATCCGGTGCCGATCCGGCCGATCTCCGCGACTGCCGGACTTTGGCTGCAGTGGCCCTCGGGGATGGAGTAATCGGGGGAGCCTCGGCCCAGTCCTGGGCGCTGGTCAGCGCCAATCCGGTGCTGAGCGTGCCGGGATTCGCGACGCTGGGTGCCGGTATGGCGCTGGTGCCGACGGCGCTGACGATCTCGGTTGCCTCGGTAGCGATCCACTACACCGGCGCGTTCGAAGCGGCCGGCCAATGCCACCGCGACGCGATCGTGTCACCGGCGGTCTGAGATCAGGACAGATCCCAGACCTGCACCTCGGTTCCGGCGAATACCTCGACGACGTCCTCCGGCAGGTCCAGCAGCGCGTTGGCCGAGGCCAGCCAGCGCAGATGGTGGGAGGCCGGCGGGCCGTAACTGGTGACCTGCCCGCTGTCGGCGTCCAGTACCGCCCGCCGGAACTGCCGTTTGCCGCGCGGCGAGGTCACCGACTCGGTGAGCATCGCGGCCCGCCGCGGCCGCAACGCATCGGGAAAACCCATGGCCATGCGCAGTGCCGGCCGGATGAACACCTCGAAGGACACCAGCGCGCTGACCGGGTTACCCGGGAGAGTCACGATCGGTGTGCCCGCCACCACGCCGACGCCCTGCGGCATTCCCGGCTGCATCGCCACCTTGACGAATTCCACGCCCTGGTCGCCGGCCCGGCCGAAGGCGTCTTTGACCACTTCGTACGCCCCGGCGCTGACGCCGCCGCTGGTGATGATCAGGTCGGCGTCACCCGCGCAGCGCTCGATGATCGCCGCCAACTGCGCGACGTCGTCGCCGGCGGTCTCGGTGGCCGCCACCACGGCGCCCGCGTCGCGCACCGCGGCGGCCAGCATGACGGCGTTGGACTCATAGATCTGCCCCGGCCGCAGCGGGCTACCCGGCGGCACCAGTTCGGATCCGGTGGAGATCACCAGCACCCGTTGGCGCGGAATCACGGTCAGTTCGGGCAGTCCCAGGGCCGCGGCCAAACCGAGCGCGGCCGGCGTCGCGTGTTGGCCGGCGTGCAGCACGGTGGTGCCGGCGGCGACGTCTTCGCCGGCACGCCGGATGTGCTTACCCGGCGTGGCCTGCTGTCGGATCGCCACCGTTTGCACGCCGCCGTCGGTGGCTTCGACCGGCACGACAGCCGTGGCGCCGGACGGCATCGGCGCGCCGGTCATGATGCGGTGCGCGGTGCCGCGTGCCAGCCGCAATTCGTCGGTGCGCCCGGCGGGGATGTCCTCGGCCACCGGCAGCATCACCGGATGCTCGTCCGTCGCACCCGCGGTGTCCTCGGCGCGAACCGCGTACCCGTCCATCGCCGAGTTGTCGAACACCGGTAGCGACAGCTGCGCGACCACGTCGCCGGCCAGGACCAGGCCCTGGGCTTCCCTCAACGCGAGTGTCACCGCCGGACGTGCCCGGATGATGTCGGTGACGACGCGCTGGTGTTCTGCTACTGATCGCACCCGGCCATTATGGTCCGCTAGACCGGGAAGTGGACGCCGGTCAGTTCCTCGGAGACCGCCCACAGCCTGCGTTGCAGATCCTCATCGTGTGACGCAGCGCTGGACTGCACCAGCTTAGGGTGGCCGCGTTGCTCGGCGAAACCGTCGGGACCGCAGTACTGCCCGCCCTCGACGGACGGGTCGGTGGCGGCCCGTAATGTCGGCAGCGCACCCATCTCCGCGCTCTGGAACAGCACCGGCCCGAAGATGTTGGACAGCGGTCGCACCATCCGCGGCAGGTGGCGCGCCAACTCGGTGTTGGAGCCGCCCGGGTGGGCGGCGACGGCGATGGTGGCGGCTTTGGGATCCGCCGCCAGGCGGCGCTGCAGCTCGTAGGTGAATAGCAGGTTGGCCAGTTTGGACTGGCCGTAGGCGGCGACGCGGTCGTAGCCGCGTTCCCACTGCAGGTCGTCGAAGTGGATCGCGGCGCGAATCCGGTGACCCAGACTGCTGACCGTCACCACCCGCGACCCTCGCACCGGCAGCAGACGGTCGAGCAGCAGGCCGGTCAGCGCGAAGTGACCGAGATGGTTGGTGCCGAACTGCAACTCGAACCCGTCCTCGGTGACCTGCCTGGGCGTCCACATCACCCCGGCGTTGTTGATCAGCAGGTCGACGCGGGGATACGCCGCACGCAGCGCGTCGGCGGCGGCGCGTACCGAACCCAGCGAGCTCAGGTCGAGCTGCTGCAGCGTGACGTCTACTTTCCGGGCATTTTGGCCCGCGGCGGCGACGATGCGCGCCAGGGCGGCGTTGCCCTTCTCGAGGTTGCGTACCGCCAGCACCACGTGCGCGCCGCGGAAGGCCAGCACCGCAGCGGTGTGGTAGCCCAGGCCGGTGTTGGCGCCGGTGACGACGGCCACCCGGCCGCTTTGATCCGGGATGTCGGCCCGCGTCCACCTTCGGTTAGCCGTGGCGTTTTTCGAGACGTCAGAGGCCATGGGGCACAAGATACTCAGTGGCGTCGACGGCGGCGCCCGGCGCTGCTTGACTGGGTAAAGTTGAGAACGTGATTACCGGTTTGGCGCACACCGGCATCTGCGTACCCGATTGTGCGGCGGCGGTGGCGTTTTATCGCGAGGTATTAGGCCTGCAAGTGCTCTCGCCGCCGTTCGTCATGGCCGGTAACGCCATTCGCGACGACATGGGCGGGTTGGTGTCGGACCCCACGATGAAGGCGGCGATTGTCGGCCTGCCCGGCGACGGCGACCGCGTCCTCGAGGTCATCGAGTACCTCAACATCGAAGGTTCCGGCCACCGGGCCGCGGCGGCGCTGAGCGATCACGGCCTGACGCACGTCGCGTTGATCTGTGACGATCTCGACTCCACCCGCGCCGACCTGGAAAGCAAAGGGGTGCGCTTCCTGGTCGACGGGATCGCAGAGGTGGCGCGAGTCCGCACCACGTGGTTCGCCGACCCGTGGGGAGTGGTGTTCATTCTGGTCGAGAAGAGCCGGCCGGAACGACCCTATTTCGCGCAATGGGACTGAAGCCGCGGGTCGCGGTGATCGGAGCTGGCGCCGGCGGCATCGCGATGGGCATCCAACTCGCCGCCGGCGGGTATGACTTCACCATCTTCGACCGCGCCGACGGCTTCGGCGGCACTTGGCGTCACAACACGTTCCCGGGCGCGGCCTGTGACGTGCCGTCGCATCTGTACTCGTACTCGTTCGCACCCAACCCGCGCTGGAGCAAGACGTACGCGAACCAGCCGGAGATCCTGGCCTATCTGGAGAAGGTCGCCGCCGACTACGGGCTGCAGGCCCAGCTGCGGCCCAACACCGCGGTCATCACGGCACGCTGGTCAGATGCCCGCAAGCGCTGGATGCTGACCACCGACGACGGCCGCCGGCACGAATTCGAGGTCGTCGTCAGCGCCGTCGGCATGCTCGACCTGCCCAGCATCCCGGACATCCCAGGGACGCAACGGTTTCGCGGCCGGCGGTTCCATTCGGCGCGCTGGGACCACAGCAAGTCGACGGCCGGGGAGCGGGTCGCGTCCATCGGCACCGGCGCCAGCGCGATCCAGTATGTTCCGGCGATCGCCCCGCGGACCGCGCAGCTGACGGTGTTCCAGCGGACCCCGATCTGGATTTCGCCACGATTCGACATTCCGTTCACCGCCGAGCAGCAGGAATTGTTCGAGTGCGACCCGGCCGCCGCTCGGAAACTGCGCGACGAGGCGTTCGACTCCTACGAGTCCTCCAGCTTCGACATCGACGCGGCGCAGACCAGTGAGGCGACCGAACTGGCGCGCGGCTACCTGCTGCGCAAGGTGGCCGACCCCGCACTGCGCGCCAAGCTGACTCCGGACTACCCGGTCGGCTGCAAGCGACCGCTGATGTCGCGCGACTGGTACCCCACCTTTTCGCTGCCCAACGTCAGCCTGGAAACCACCGCTATCGCCGAACTGACCGAACACGGCGTACGCACCGTCGACGGCGTCGAACATCGCGTCGACACCGTCATCTACGGCACCGGGTTCAAGGCCGCCGACTACTTGGCCAGCATCGACGTGTACGGGACCGGCGGCCGCCGGCTCCGTGAGGATTGGCGCGACGGCGCGGAGGCGTATCTGGGCACCCTGGTCGCCGGATATCCGAACTTCTTCACGCTCTACGGCCCCAACACCAACGGGGTCAACTCGATCATCTACATCCACGAGGCGCAGACGACCTTCATCCGCCACATCCTCGACGTGCTGACCGGCCGACGGGCACGCACCGTCGAGGTGACGCCCGCGGCGCAGCGGCGCTACAACGACGAAATCCAGGCCGCCATGGAAGGCAAGGTGTGGCTGGCGTGTGCCAACTACTTCCGGCATCCGAGTGGGAAGGTCGTCACCCAATTGCCTTACAGCGGCCGGACGTTCTTCGAGCGCACCCGTGCCATGGTGCCCGGCGACTACTGGATCCAGTAATTGTCGTGACCGATGAAGAACTCGCGCCGTTCGTCGTCGGTCATGTCGGCCAGGCCGGGCAGGCCCTCGAAGTAGCCCTCGCGTGGTGCCCCCGGAGCGAACAGAATCAGGATCGACGCGGGCTGCCCAGACTCGTTGCGGAAGCCGTGGATTCCGCCGGGTGGTACATAAAGGAAGTCGCCGGCCGACGCGTCGATCCAGTCCCGGCCGTCGTGCATGCGCATCGACCCTGACAGGACGAAGAACGACTCCGACATCGTCTTGTGGAAATGCGGACCGGGACCGCCGCCGGCGGGGGCGATGTCGACCCGGTAGAGGCCGAAATCGCCGTCAGTGGACTGTTGGGTGGCCAGGTAGTGGTAGGTGGTGCCGCCGAACTCGAAATCGGGTGGCTCGTCGAAGCGCGTGAGCCGGGCACTGACTTCCCCCTTGTCGCCGGTGTACCGGGGCGGGGGATACGACATCTATCCAGTGTGCCCGAGTCTGCCTCGACCTGACCGAGCCGTTG
The nucleotide sequence above comes from Mycobacterium pseudokansasii. Encoded proteins:
- the glp gene encoding gephyrin-like molybdotransferase Glp, which gives rise to MRSVAEHQRVVTDIIRARPAVTLALREAQGLVLAGDVVAQLSLPVFDNSAMDGYAVRAEDTAGATDEHPVMLPVAEDIPAGRTDELRLARGTAHRIMTGAPMPSGATAVVPVEATDGGVQTVAIRQQATPGKHIRRAGEDVAAGTTVLHAGQHATPAALGLAAALGLPELTVIPRQRVLVISTGSELVPPGSPLRPGQIYESNAVMLAAAVRDAGAVVAATETAGDDVAQLAAIIERCAGDADLIITSGGVSAGAYEVVKDAFGRAGDQGVEFVKVAMQPGMPQGVGVVAGTPIVTLPGNPVSALVSFEVFIRPALRMAMGFPDALRPRRAAMLTESVTSPRGKRQFRRAVLDADSGQVTSYGPPASHHLRWLASANALLDLPEDVVEVFAGTEVQVWDLS
- a CDS encoding cupin domain-containing protein: MSYPPPRYTGDKGEVSARLTRFDEPPDFEFGGTTYHYLATQQSTDGDFGLYRVDIAPAGGGPGPHFHKTMSESFFVLSGSMRMHDGRDWIDASAGDFLYVPPGGIHGFRNESGQPASILILFAPGAPREGYFEGLPGLADMTDDERREFFIGHDNYWIQ
- a CDS encoding phosphatidylserine decarboxylase, whose product is MARRPRRPSAQEGPSYPEPTLSPQHLLALVRSTVPPIHPAGRPFIAAGLAAASAGILGQAATGRNLRWLRRTGLLAAGACAGFFRHPSRVPPTRPDAIVAPADGVICVIDSAAPPAELSMGAAPLPRVSIFLSIFDAHVQRSPVSGEVIAVQHRPGRFGSADLPSASDDNERTSVRIGTPSGAEVVAVQIAGLVARRIVCDAHVGDKLSIGDTYGLIRFGSRLDTYLPPGAEPVVRVGQRAIAGETVLADLP
- a CDS encoding SDR family NAD(P)-dependent oxidoreductase; its protein translation is MASDVSKNATANRRWTRADIPDQSGRVAVVTGANTGLGYHTAAVLAFRGAHVVLAVRNLEKGNAALARIVAAAGQNARKVDVTLQQLDLSSLGSVRAAADALRAAYPRVDLLINNAGVMWTPRQVTEDGFELQFGTNHLGHFALTGLLLDRLLPVRGSRVVTVSSLGHRIRAAIHFDDLQWERGYDRVAAYGQSKLANLLFTYELQRRLAADPKAATIAVAAHPGGSNTELARHLPRMVRPLSNIFGPVLFQSAEMGALPTLRAATDPSVEGGQYCGPDGFAEQRGHPKLVQSSAASHDEDLQRRLWAVSEELTGVHFPV
- a CDS encoding flavin-containing monooxygenase, producing the protein MGLKPRVAVIGAGAGGIAMGIQLAAGGYDFTIFDRADGFGGTWRHNTFPGAACDVPSHLYSYSFAPNPRWSKTYANQPEILAYLEKVAADYGLQAQLRPNTAVITARWSDARKRWMLTTDDGRRHEFEVVVSAVGMLDLPSIPDIPGTQRFRGRRFHSARWDHSKSTAGERVASIGTGASAIQYVPAIAPRTAQLTVFQRTPIWISPRFDIPFTAEQQELFECDPAAARKLRDEAFDSYESSSFDIDAAQTSEATELARGYLLRKVADPALRAKLTPDYPVGCKRPLMSRDWYPTFSLPNVSLETTAIAELTEHGVRTVDGVEHRVDTVIYGTGFKAADYLASIDVYGTGGRRLREDWRDGAEAYLGTLVAGYPNFFTLYGPNTNGVNSIIYIHEAQTTFIRHILDVLTGRRARTVEVTPAAQRRYNDEIQAAMEGKVWLACANYFRHPSGKVVTQLPYSGRTFFERTRAMVPGDYWIQ
- a CDS encoding VOC family protein, with product MITGLAHTGICVPDCAAAVAFYREVLGLQVLSPPFVMAGNAIRDDMGGLVSDPTMKAAIVGLPGDGDRVLEVIEYLNIEGSGHRAAAALSDHGLTHVALICDDLDSTRADLESKGVRFLVDGIAEVARVRTTWFADPWGVVFILVEKSRPERPYFAQWD